One window of the Pyrus communis chromosome 17, drPyrComm1.1, whole genome shotgun sequence genome contains the following:
- the LOC137723095 gene encoding uncharacterized protein, giving the protein MALLSLPPIFLSSSDGLRPLLSLFSPVSLSLFHQARQSLSEVPIIPHYLFCNRIPVNRISPLPAAASAISEPPSFSFESESSSSIAPSPQPSQPLPSHPLSIIISCSYCIWMQAEAATVGKVRHRRLVREMRGCWWHNACLIILSLSTSFPHKKFANKFQEIYCPMCNKKFHTKSGFLIHQTSHKKYYKAWENLPSSHLLLLVIMMTLMRLLLKLLLVMMVKKGNKWMASSCVSF; this is encoded by the exons ATGGCCCTTCTCTCTCTGCCCCCTATCTTTCTCTCTAGCTCGGACGGACTCCGTCCACTTCTCTCGTTGTTCTCtccggtctctctctctctcttccaccaAGCCCGTCAGAGTTTGTCAGAGGTGCCAATTATTCCCCACTATCTGTTTTGTAACAGAATACCAGTTAACAGAATCTCCCCCCTACCCGCCGCCGCCTCCGCTATCTCAGAGCCGCCCTCATTTTCGTTTGAATCTGAATCCTCCTCTTCCATTGCTCCGTCGCCCCAACCGTCACAACCTCTGCCGTCTCACCCGCTCTCAATTATCATCAG TTGTTCGTATTGTATCTGGATGCAAGCGGAGGCGGCTACGGTTGGGAAGGTTAGGCACAGAAGATTGGTGAGGGAAATGAGAGGCTGTTGGTGGCACAATGCATGCCTAATCATACTCTCTCTAAGTACCTCTTTCCCT CATAAGAAGTTTGCCAATAAGTTTCAAGAAATATACTGCCCGATGTGTAACAAGAAATTTCACACCAAGAGTGGCTTCCTCATACACCAAACATCTCACAAGAAATACTACAAAGCGT GGGAAAACTTGCCCTCAAGCCACCTCTTGCTTCTTGTGATCATGATGACTCTGATGAGGCTGCTGCTGAAGCTACTGTTGGTCATGATGGTTAAGAAGGGGAACAAGTGGATGGCTAGTTCTTGTGTTTCCTTCTGA